A genomic segment from Toxotes jaculatrix isolate fToxJac2 chromosome 6, fToxJac2.pri, whole genome shotgun sequence encodes:
- the med8 gene encoding mediator of RNA polymerase II transcription subunit 8 — translation MQQREEKQLEASVESLFSRVAHVKNALHSFICKLENEHERLTWPSVLDNFALLSGQLNTINKLLKNEKTPSFRNQVIIPLLLSPDRDEDLAKVTEQRVPVFSHEIVPDYLRTKPDPEVEEQEKQLSAEAARIGPEVAQKQIQALNKLCSSLLEKLSNPRDDRDAESAALRQNKSSFNPADTNALVGAVAFGKGLSKCRPPGPVAPGHPGQGPMMSGGPTLQQVTIGGGSSQQAGMGGSVAPQQQGQPGKMPSSIKTNIKSASGSMHPYNR, via the exons ATGCAG caaagagaagagaagcagctCGAAGCCTCGGTGGAGTCTCTGTTCTCTCGGGTGGCTCATGTGAAAAACGCGCTCCACAGCTTCATTTGTAAACTGGAGAATGAACACGAGCGGTTAACATG GCCGTCGGTGTTGGACAACTTTGCTCTGCTGTCTGGTCAGCTCAACACTATCAATAAACTGCTCAAGAATGAGAAGACGCCATCCTTTCGCAACCAGGTTATAAtacctctgcttctgtctccagacagagatgaagattTAGCA AAAGTCACAGAGCAGCGTGTCCCAGTGTTCAGCCATGAAATTGTACCGGACTATTTACGGACGAAGCCTGATCcggaggtggaggagcaggagaagcagCTGAGTGCAGAGGCAGCACGTATTGGCCCTGAGGTGGCACAG AAACAAATCCAGGCGTTGAATAAGCTGTGTTCCAGTCTGCTGGAGAAGCTGAGCAATCCCCGCGATGACAGAGATGCAGAAAGTGCAG CACTGAGACAGAACAAATCGTCTTTCAACCCTGCGGACACTAACGCACTGGTTGGAGCAGTTGCATTTGGAAAGGGACTTTCCAAATGCAGGCCTCCAGGTCCAGTTGCCCCTGGACACCCAGGACAAGGACCCATGATGAGTGGAGGTCCTACCTTACAGCAAGTAACCATTGGTGGTGGTTCAAGTCAGCAAGCAGGTATGGGAGGATCTGTGGCTCCACAGCAGCAAGGACAGCCAG gaAAAATGCCAAGCAGCATCAAGACAAACATCAAATCTGCATCTGGTTCAATGCATCCCTACAACAGATGA